The Polyangium mundeleinium genome contains the following window.
TCGGGTGACACTTCCTCCCTGCTGGCGATGTCGAGCCGTCCCCTCGGTCGGCGCAAACCGGGGGCTTGGGCACATAGACTGGGACCCTGGGTGACACGGTCCGGCAAGGCGGGTACGTGGCCAAGGAGCTGCGGCTACAACGGAAAGCCGTTCATCCATGCGTGCCTCGACGACCTTTGATGTCGTCGAGAACATATCCGGCATGCGTCGGAATGATGCCCCCCCTTTTCGGCGTCAGCGGGCGAGGATCAGGGGATGACCTCCCATTTCATGATCACCTCGACGGAGCCGGCCGTCAGGTTGGCGAGGCTAAAGCCCTGGGTCTCGACCATGTGGAGGTAGAGAATGGAATAGCCCGACCAGTTTGGCACGTGGCCGCCCTGCACGGCGGCAGAGCGCTTGAGCTGTGTACCGAGCTCCGCATCGTCGAGCCCCCTCGTGACGGGCGCGCTCGACGCGTTGAACGCGGCGATGTACGCGTCGGCAGCGATGCTGTTGCCAAAGCGCATCTCGGTTTGCAGCGGCTGCCCGCCGCTCGTCCCGGTGAATGGGGTCGTTACATGGAGGTAGGCAGCCACGAGCTTGGCGCGCGGGGCCGCCTTGCCGACGATGAGCCGGCGCTGATCCGCTCCCAGCGGGGGCGTCGACGCAAGGAACGCCTCGTACGTATACACTTGCTTCGTCCAGCCGGAGCGCGGCTCGTGCAGGACCTCGCGCGAGAAGCCGGGGCCTTTGTACGTCGGGTCGGGTGCGTAGGTGTGCCCGTAGAGGATGCCGGGCCCGAGCGTGTGGTAGTTGCCGTGGTAGTCCTTCAGCTTCCTGGCCTTGGACGTGGTCGTGTCGTAGGTGTAGTCGTTGATCGAGACGACGCGGATCTGCCTGTTGTTGCCGTGGTCGTTCGCCACGATGGGGTTCGTGCTTCCGTCGATGACGTCGATGTAATCGTCGCAATTCCAGTACAAGGACCCCGTGGAGAACAGGCCAGAGGGCCCGTTGCCATTGATGAGCGGGTCGCCGAGCTGGATGATCGGACGCAGCTTGAGCGGAGGGGGAGGAGGGTCCCCCGGCGCAGGCAGCGGCTGGTGGAGCTTGAGGTTGACGCCGATGAGCGTGAGTGTTCCGCTGTATTTGATGGCGACGCTATTCGACGTGGCCGTGCCGACCCAGGTTCCGCCGATGACCTTCACGGCGCCCGTGACGGCGCCATCCGACGTGATGAACTTCGCGCCGATGTTCACGTTCTCGGTCGCCTGCTCGATGATCGTGGCTTCACCGCCGCCGATCCTGTAATCGGCGATCGTGGTGCCTGCGGTGTTGACGCCCGAGACGAGGAGCATCCCGCTCGCTTGATCCCAGTCGACGCCATAGTGGCAATAGCCACTGATCGAGGTGTCGCGGATCGTGATGTTCTTGGTGTTGCCAGGGCTGAGCGTCTTGATGCAAGCAAGCGTGCTCGAGTCGCTGGCCCCCTGGAGAAAGCAGCTCTCGACCAGGACCTCGGAGGTCTGCGTCTGCGGTCCGCTCTCCGGCCCGAGCGCGAGGCATACGGAATCGGCGCCGCCCGCGTGGGCTATGGAGCAGCGGGAGATACGCCACCCGGACGAGCCCACGCCCCCGTAGATGACCTCACCGGCGCCGTTCTTCACCTCGGCAGCATAGTCCAGGTGAACGCAGTATTTCGCGATGCCCATGCCGTCGAATTCGAGGTCTTCGAGGACGCTTCCGTTCGCGCCCATCAAGTGAATGATCTTCCCGCCGGCCGACCCTGTCCATCGAAGGACGGTGCCGACCATCCCGAGCGTGTAGCCAATCTCGCCGCGAAGGTGGATGGCGCAGCCTGCAGCGCCTCGATACACGAGCGTCTGCTCGATCGGGTAGACGCCTCTCGGGAAGAAGATCACGCCTGCCGTGACATCGGTCTCTTGAACGGGCGAGAACACGTTCAGCGCAGCCTGAATCGCTTCATCGTCCCGCGTCACGCCATCACCCCTGGCGCCGAAATCCCTCACGTTCAACGTGAGCACGCCATTCTCCCGCGTGCTGCCGACGATCTGCCACGCGAGGCCGTCGAATCGCGCCACGACGACTCCAGGGCCGCCGAGATCGAAGAGCAACTGCCCGGCGGCGTCCAGGATGCGGATGCGGTACTGGGACATGTCCGAGCGCAGGAGGGTGATCGTGTCGCTGGGGAACGCGCCGAAGGCGGAGAGCGTGAGGTTGCGATCGCCGGAGAGGCTTTGCGCCGGTATCTGCCGGATCTTCCCTCCCAGTACGTCGATCGTCGTGCTGAGCGCCGAGAGCGTGAGCGTCACCGGGCTTCTCAGCAGGTTGCCGTGCAGCTGGTCGATGCGGAATTTGTCGGTGTGGTTGGGGATTTGCTCGAACCTGATCACGCCGCTCCCCGGGGTCGGCGCGTCGGACGTGCATTGCCAGCGCGTGTTATCGAGCGTATCGCCCTCCGACACGAACACCCGCAACCCGAGCAGCTCTGCGGCCGTGTCGAAATCGGGGTCGCGGATGAGGGTGAGGGTGGACGCATCATACACATAGACGCCATTCTCGGACGACGAGCTTTGGATGCGGAGCAGGGCGCGGTCGCCCGGGACCAGGTTCTTGCCGTCGAGCTGGTAGGGCGGCGCACCGGGCACCGGAATGTGAACCGTCGAAGCCAAGCGAACCACAGTCGTTGTCATTCAGACCTCCTGAGGCGGCACCGTGTCGCCTTGAAGTCCGCTTAGACGCGTCACGCGTCCTGAATGGCAAATGAACTATGTTGAAGAATGTCCTATCCGTAATGGAATGTTGCATCGCCACGGCATTTGTCGTCGTTGCATTGCACATCGTGCGGGCTCGTCGTGCCGAAGACGCCAATGTCGACCAAGTCCGATGCGCGGTGGACGAGGCGGGGAAGGGAGCACCGGATGCGGAACCATCCGCGAGCGGCAGCGATTTGTAGGCCGAGGATCCGGGCGGCCCCTGCACATCCCTCTTGACGTGCGTCCCAGCACAGCCTTTGATGCCGAACGCAAGGACTGGCATGAGCTAATCAAACCGTTGTCCCGCATTCTCCGACGCAAGGAGCGCCACAAGCATGACAATGACTCTCAAGGATGCCCTCGCGCAGCTGGAATCTCTCGGTCACGAGAAGGTCCGTGCGCAAAACAAAAAACATGGCGCGGGGGACCATCAGTTCGGCGTCCGTCTTGGTGACATCCGGAAGCTTGCCGCGAAGTTCAAGACCAACCAGCCGTTGGCCATCGCGCTCTGGGACACCGGGAACATCGATGCCCGGCTCCTGGCAATCCTTCTGCTCAAGCCCCAAAACCTGTCTCGCGACGAAATGGATCGGATGGTGCGGTCGGTCGACTTTGTGCAAGTCGCGGACTGGCTGAATGCCAATGTCGTCAAGAACCATCCCGACAAGGAGTCTCTTCGCCAATCATGGATGCAAGACGATGACCCCTGGGCCGCCCGCGCCGGCTGGAGCCTGACGTCAGAGCGCATCGCCAAACGTCCGGACGGACTCGATCTGCCAGCGCTTCTGGACCGTATCGAGGCTGAGATGGGGAATGCTGCTTCGGAAGTGCAATGGACGATGAACTTCTGTCTTGCAGGAATCGGCATTCACTTCCCCAAGCTTCGGAAGCGCGCCCTTGCTATCGGCGAAAGATTGGGCATCTATCGCGACTATCCGGTGTCCAAGGGGTGTACCTCGCCGTTCGCCCCCCTCTGGATCAACGAAATGGTGCGTCGGCAAAGTTGATCCATCGGACGGAACTGTCACCCAGCCTCCCGGTCTACCTGTCACTCAGGTAGCCGGTCTGTACCGCTGGCTTGGCCGCGGCGATCCCTATAAGATCGGACCCCAGGAGGTTTTTCATGCGCACGCATCGACCTGTCATGCTCGTGACGCTCCTTTCGGCCATCGCCGTCGCAATGTTCGCCGCGCCTGGATGCGAGGATGACAAGACGCAGGCGAGCAGCGGAGGACCGGAGCCGACAGAGAGCGATTTCGTCTCCAGGTATGTGAAGGCCGTCTGCGACCGCACGTTCGCGTGCTGCGACGCGGCGGCCCGGGCCGCGCGCGGCCTGGACGCGAGCTCCGCCGACGCGTGTGCCTCGGACCTCAAAGCGATTTTCATTGCCATCGGCGGCGGAGGCGAGGTGAAGGGCACCTTCGTCCCGGAAAAGGCGGAGGCGTGTCTCGCCGAGGTGGGCGCCGCCCCTTGCGCCGAACTTGAAATCCTGGGCGCGCTTTTGGGGGTGGACGAGAAGTTCACGCCGTCCTGCCTCGATGCGTGGGACGGCTCCGTGCCCGAGGGCGGGACCTGCGGCACGGACTGGGACTGCGCCCGGGACCGCTGCGTGCGCAACGTCGATTCGAGCGGGCAATCGACGTCGGCATGCAAAGCGAAGGCGGTCGCCGGAGAGCCATGCACGGCGACGTTCGACTGCGAGGAGGCGCTCCGGTGCGACGCGGGGGCGTGCGCGCCGCGGCTCGCCGTCGGCGGGTCGTGCAAGGGGAGCGTCGACTGCCAAGAGGAGCTTCGCTGCGCCGAGGACGGCACATGCCAGGCGCGCGAGCAGGTGGGCGGTGCATGCACGTCGGACGAAGACTGCGCGGTCGGCGCTATGTGTGTTGGCGCCACGTGCGCGCCGCTCGGCACCGCCGGCGCGCCCTGCTCCTCCGACGCGGACTGCGCGTCTTCCGCGTGTGTGGATGCGACGAGCACCTGCGCCGACGTCTGCAAGGGCAGTTGATCGCAGCGGAGGAGCGAGGCTCTCGGGTCGTCTTGTTCGTCCTCGGTCGCCTCGATCCGAATTCGATCGTCTCCGCGAGCGAGCAGTTGACGGCCCTGCAGATTCGCTGTTAGCTGGGCGTGAAGATGAAACCCGTAACGCCGACCCCGCTCCCGCGCACTTCCCTCCTCGTCCGCGCCGGGCAAGCCGCGGTGCTCACCGCGGCGCTCTTGCCGGGGTGTGGGGGTGACACGACGGGCGGAGGTGGCGACATCCCGCCGCAGGCGCCGAATCCGACGACGAGCTCGACGGGGCCGGGCGGTGGAGGGGGCGCGGGCGGCGAGGGCGGCTTCCTCCCGCCGCAGCCTGGGCCCGGGGGAGGCGGCGAGGGCGGCGTCCTCCCGCCGCAGCCTGGGCCCGGCGGGGGAGGAGGCGCGGGCGGCGTCGGCGGTGGAGGTGGCGAGGGCGGCGCCATCCCGCCTCAACCCAATCCGGCCGGCGGGGGCGCCATTCCACCCCAACCCCCGGAATTCAAATAAGCCATCGCCGATGGGCGGCAGCTCTCGGTTCAGGACGCGCAGCGTCCGTTCTCCACAGGCGACCGCGGGGGCCCGAGCAGCGACCCGGCTCTCGGCCGACGCGCTCGATTGGATCGTGCTGAACCTCGCGCGCGGCGTGGCGCCCCGCGAGATTGTCGCGACGCTCTCCGGCGCAGGCCTTCCCGTGGCAGCGGTCAGGAGCGCGCTCGACGAGCTCGAGCATTCGCAGATCACGCCGGCCTATGTCCGCGCGGTCGACGAGCGCGCCCGAGCCCGCGAGATAGGTCGGCTCCCGCAGCTCGTCGGGCGAGATGAATGCGCGCTCGTGGAGGTCTCGTGGTGCCCGCCCGCCGACGTGTTCCATCGCCAGCACTGGCTCGGCAATGCCCCGCTCGTCGTGCGAGGGTACGTGGAGCAATGGCCGCGACCACCGCGCGTTCGTTTCGAGGACCTCCGACGACGATTTGCCGACGTCGAGATCGAGGTCGCCCGCGGTCGAACCAAGCACACGCGCCCCGACCTCGAATTCACGGAGCTGCGGGCGAAGATGCCGTTCGGGGACTACCTCGATCTCGTCACGAGCGCGATCGGCAACGACGTCTATCTCGTCGCGCGCAACCGCGCCTTCGAGGACACCGCGATCGGGCAATTGCTCGACGAGATCGAGCTGCCCCCCGATCTCTTCCCGCCGCCGCGCCGCGGGGCCATGTCCTTTTGGCTTGGGCCCGAGGGCACGCACACGCATCTGCACCACGACGGGACCAACAACTTCTTTTGCCAGATCCTCGGCAAGAAGCGGGTGCTCCTGGTGCCGCCCAGCGCGACGATGGTGGCGGACGCGGCCACGGGTTTTTACGCCTCGCATACGAGCGAAGACGTTCGTCGAACCCACCCCGAGCTCGTCCATGAAGTGGAGCTCGCGCCGGGAGATGCATTGTTCATTCCGGTCGGCTGGTGGCACGAGGTATGGAGCCTGTCCCCGAGCCTCTCGCTCGCCGTCGTGGGCTTTCGATGGCCGAGCAGTTATGACTACCGGCCAGGGCGTCCGCTCCGCCAGCGCGAGTCGCTCGTTTGAGGCGGGCGAGCGCCCGGGCACGACGCATGATGACCGAAGACGAACACAAGCGGCTCGCCGACGGGATCCTGGGCGGCGCACAGGTCGACAAATGAGCACGTCGAACAATGTCACGCGTATCGATATGCGTGGGGCCGTCCCTCTCGCGAACGGCACCCTGGTCGACGTATGGATCGCGCAGCAAAAGGGCGGCATGTTCTCGAACAACTACGAGGGCACCTGGCTGCAAGTGGTCGACACCGGCGTGATCTATTCGGACGCCTTGTTCTATCGAGAGGCGAGCTCCGTGATTCATCGCGAACATCCTGCGTCGCTGGAGGTGCGCGGCGATCTCCACACGCTCGCCAGGCTGCGCGGCCGCATCGTCTATTGCCGCGTCGCGTTCACGCACGAGCACCAGATGACCACCCTGCTCGTGCAATACGAGAACGCACCTGCTGTCTATCGCTGACGCTGGGCTGCGTTCGTTGGTCTCACGCCGAGCTGGAAATTCCGATGCTGGCCCTTTAGGCTCGCCGTCCCCAACCGGCCTCGGTGCGGGAGGAACGGCTCCTCGTGAATATCCTTGATCTCTCGAATCGCGCGACCCTGAAGCTGCCCGCCGGCTGGGAGATCCTGCCTCCCGACCGTCGTGGGTTGTTCGAGCCGGCGTGGCGGCGCTGGCATGCCGCCTGGGACCAGAAGCACGGCAGCGGCGAGCCGTTCGAGTACGGGCCTCCTCAAAAGGGCCGCGACGCGCTGCCCTATCCGTTGAACGATCTGTGGGATCTGCTCTCGAACGAAGCCGAGGTCGCCGAGGGGCGCTGGACCCGATGGGTGCTTGGGAACGCGGAGGCGCGCGCGCTGGCCTGGTTCTTCGTGCTCGCGTCCCCCTCGGAGGAGGCCTTCGACGACCTCGTCGAGTGGAGCGGTCTGCACATCAACGGCGAAGGCTCCGGGCGTGATTTCCGCAAGTACATGGGCCTTTCCTACGCGACCAGCGACTTCGATCTCGGCGCGAACGAGCTGCGGCACTATCGCCGGCATGGCCTCGTCGTGGCCGCCTTCAGCGTGGAGCCGTCTGCCCTCACGACCCTGTTCAAAGGCTTGTCGCCGGCGCGCCTTGCGACCCAGCTCCCCGTCGCCGAGCCCCGGTCCCCGGAGGGGATCGAGGCGCTCGTCGCGCGCGTGCCGGCGTCAGGGTTTCCCGGCGACGACCGGAGCTTCGGGCCCGCGACGCGGCTCTTGCAGCGCCTCGCGGCAAGCGTGAAGCGGCCGTCGCTCACGATTCAGTTCCATCTTGTCCGCGGCAAGACCATTCGCTCCGCCTCGGTGGACGTTCTCGAGGGCAGTTCCGAGCCCTTCTGGATGGCGAGGATCCACAGCGACCCGCCGCAGTGCCAAACGCTGCGAGAGGTGACCGAGCTCCTCGGTGCCAACGGCAAGGGCTGGGCGCTGGACCCGACGTCGGTCGATGTGAAGTGCAAGCGCCCGAAGGTGCCTGCCGATGCGATCACGGCGCTTGCGAGGGACTTCCTGGTGGAGGCGCTCGCCGGGGGCGGGGCGACGGCGAAGAAGAAGGCGCCGGCGAAGAAGGTCGCATCGGCGAAGAAGGTGCCGGCGAAGAAGGCGCCGGCCAAGCGCAGGAGCGGCGCGTAGGGCGGCGCGGGCGTTCGAGGTGGTCGAGGGGGGCGCTCAGGTTGGAGCCGCTCGTCGTGTTGCCGTCCACCTCCTCCGAAACGCCGCGGCCGAGGCAGCGGGGTCCTCGGGGCGCCGCTGGCCGATCGCCTACCCTTTGCCGAGCATCAGCCGCGCGCAGCGGTCTCCGATCATCATCGAGGCCGCGTTCGTATTGCCGGACACGATGGTCGGCATGATCGCCGCGCCCGCGACGCGCAGGCCGGTCACGCCACGCACGCGGAGCTCCGGGTCTACCACCGCGCTCGGATCGACGCCCATCTTGCACGTGCCGACCGGGTGAAAATCGGCCTCGGAGTATTTGCGCAATGCCTCCCTGAGCTGATCGTCCGTGACCACGGTCGGCCCCGGCGTGTGCTCGGCGTCCTCGACCCAGGCCAGGAGCTCCGGGGTATTGATGATCTGGCGGATCATCTTGTAGCCCTCGAGTTGCGTGGCCCAGTCCTCCGCTGTGCCCAGGAAATTCGGCTCGATGATGGGCGCCTCGCGAGGATCGGCCGAGCGCAGCTTGACGTGGCCACGGCTCGTGGGGTGAAGGTTGATGCAGCCGAGCGCGAGCGCCTCCGATGGATAGTCGCTCCAGCCGTAGCGCATATAATACGACTGGACCTCGAACCGAGGCGGACCGTTCACGGCGCCGGGCGCTCCGTTCGTGAAAATCGATACGTCCATGGTCGTGATGTGGCTCGGCGCGTTCGGCATCCTGAGCTTCTTGACGACCACCGAGATCAGGTGATCGTGCAGGTTCTGCCCGACGCCGGGCACGTCGGCGACGTGTTCGATCCCGAGCATTGCGAGCTCGGCGGCGCTCCCGATCCCAGAGAGCATGAGGAGCTGGGGCGTATTGACCGTGCCCGTGCAGAGCACGACTTCCCGCCTCGCCCGGACGGCGATCTCGGCGCCATTCACGTCGATGAGGACCTTGTCGACCTTCCGGTTTGCATCGAATGTGATGCGCTTGACGCGCGCCAGCGTCTTGATCGTCAGGTTGAGATTCGAGAGGAGCGGCTTTACGAACTTCGTGAACGCGTCCTGCCGAGCCCCCGTCTCTACGTCGACGTTGAGCTGCGTAAACCCGACCCCGTAGGGCGAGGCGCCGTTGTAATCCTGGTTCAGCGGATACCCCAACTTCATGACGGCATCGAGCACGCCCTTGGAGAGCTCATTGTTCGAGGTAAACTCCGCGGTCGGGCCCATCGGGCCCATGGTGCCGTGGTAGGCGGGATCGCCGGCCAGGTAGGTCTCCAGCGTCATGAACGACGGCAGCACGCTCTCATAGCCCCAGCCCGTGCACCCCTGGGCAGCCCAGCCATCGAAATCGTCTTTATGGCCGCGCACCCAGACCATCCCGTTGATCGAGCTCGATCCTCCGAGCACCTTGCCCGCGGAGTAGGACTGCGCCCTGTCCAAGAGCTCGGGCTGCGGTTCGGACTTATAACCCCAATCGACCCCGGAGTCCGGCTGCGTGAGCTTCCACGATTGAGTGAAATTGCGAATGTCCTCGCGATCGTTGCTGCCGCCTGCCTCGACGAGCAGCACCGTGACGCCCGGCTCCGAGAGTAGGCGCGCGACGAGCGGGCACCCGGCAGAGCCGGCGCCGACGACGACGTAATCATAGACCTCGGGGAGCGGCGAGATCGTCTCGTCCACGCTGCAACCGGCGAGAGAGCGCGCGCCGATCGCGTAGAGCGACGATGCGCCGATGAGTTTGAGGAGATCTCGACGCGAGAGGCCTGCGCGCTCGGCGAATGCGGGCAGATCCGTACACCAAGGAGCCCTTGAAGGTCGCTTCATCGCACCATTTTATCATTTTGCGAACCGGCTGGCACGGGGCAGGGGCGCCCCCTTGCACCGCGCGGTCCCGCTGCAACCCGTGCCCGCGATCGAGCGCGGGCAGATTGTCCACGGCGTGCACATGGGCGCGATTCTGCCCGCGGTGCGGCGCGGGCTCGGGTCGCTCGATGGAGGGGAGGGGCCGGATCACGCTCGGGCGAGCGTGATCCGGCGGGAAAGGGTCACTTCGCGAGGCAGGCGTCGAACTCGGTCTTGCAGACCATCGCCGGATCCTGGCCCGGGCCGGCTTTCTTGAGGAAGCAACGCAAGGCGTCGGAGAACTCCCGTGAGACCGCGGCGTCGGAGCTCGTCACGCAGGGCGTGATCTCCTTGCCCGTGCTGAGGGCCTGCTGCACGCAGGCGAACGACTCGGCGCACGTCGCCTTGCCATTGCCCACCCACTCGGCGCCGATGAAGTTCGGCTGGCCGGGGACGTCGGGCTCGGCGCGGCAGTGCGCCGTCGCCGAATCGGCCGGGTAATACGAGCCGAGGAGCATGCACATCTCGTCCGTCGAGCGCGGGCCCTCGAGGACGTCCCTTGCCTCCGCGTTCGAGTAGTCACACCAGTAATCGAACCACTCGCCTGCCTTGACCTGGAGCCCCTCGCCAAAATCCTTGACGGTCACGTTCTCCCATTCGGTGCTCGTATAGAACGGATCCGCCTGCCCGACGATCGACGCGGCATAACCAACGCCGCGCGCGTGCATGTGCGATTGCACGTTCGCGATCGTGATGTCCTTGTGCACGGGGCAACGCATGCGCGCGCGGCCCTGGGACTGCGCCCCGACGTGGATGAAGGGGTTGTAGAGGAAGAGGATGTCGCCCTCCGTCTTCACCTCGGCCTCGGGGACCGTGTAGAGGTTCACCCGGACCTCGGGCTCGATGACGTTCATCGAGGCGTTGATGTAATGCGCGTTCATGAGGAGCACGGCGCCCGGGCGCACCTTCATGGCCACGCCCTCGGGGAAGCGCAGCATGGAGTCGCCGTCGGCGTTCTGCGAGCCGGCGACGAGCTTCTCCACCTCCCAGCCATCGGTCGCACCGTCGGAGCAGTCGAACACGCCGCTCGTGTCGACCACCGTCCCATCCTCTTTCTGGGTCGGGATGTCGTCGTAGCTCGTCTCGAAGAGCAGGAAGTGGTGGCTACCCTTCGAGTAGCGCACCTCGTCACGGTTGACGAAGAGCCCCTCCGCGGGTGCCTTCACGAACATGCAATGCTCGCCCTCGGTGCCGGGGTCGAGCTTCGTGACCATCTTGAACTGCACGCCCTTGCCCGCTTCCGGGGGCGCGAGTAGCTCCTGCCCAGGCTGCCCGGGTTTCGCGGGCTCCGAGTCGCCACAGCCCACGAGGGCCGGCAGGGCGAGGGGGAGGGACGGGATGGCGATCTTGAATAAGAAGTTGCGAAGATTCATGGCTGTCCGTGGTCTCCCGGATCGCGAAGAATTGTTGTCCGAGAGGACGCTTGCCATCTGTTCCCGGTCGCGGTGAAACGTTCATCGGTCTTGCAACTTCGTCGTTTGTCCCGGGTCTCCCAACCCAGGAGACCGGCGCGGGCTCGGGGTTGGTTGGCGAGGAGCACGGGACCCGCGCCGGTCTTCTTTTCCGGCTGAGGTACTGCCGCGGGCGATGCCACACGCCATCATCCGCCGCGAGCTCGTAGCGGATAGCGTGCGCGTGCCCGCAGTGCGCGTAGAGCACCGCGTCGCCGTCGACGAGGGCGCGGCGTGGCTCCTCGACGTCGTCGTCGGGCTGCCGTTCAGGGCACGCCCGTCAGTCCTTGCTCAGCGGCCGCGCGATCTGGACGATCTTCTCCCGCGCGAACCTGCACGCCTCGTCGTCGTCCGTGGCGACCGGCCACAGCAGCTCCATGTACCCGCGCGGGACCTTGAACGGCAGGGGCTTGGTCCGGAGGTGCGGCCTGACGGCGCGGATGTCGGCGGCGACGATCTCGGGCACCGTCGCCAGCATCGCGGTGCCGTCGATCAGCGCGCCCAGGTTGGAGAAGCTCGCGATCGAGCACCGGATGCTCCGCGTCTTGCCCAACGAGTCCTCCACGAAGCCGCGCAGGTCCCCGTTGTACGAGACGATGACGTGATCGTGCGCGAAGTAATCGGCCTCCGTCAGCCTGCGCAGGCGCGCATGGCGCGGGTCGTAGAGGCAGGTGTAGCCGGTCTTCAAAAGCCGCTGCCGGCAAACGTTCGAAGGTAGATCGTCGGCGACCGTGATCGCCGCGTCGACGACGCCGCCCGCGAGCGCCGCGCCCACGGTGCGGAACTGCACAGGCACGGCGACCACGCGCATGCGCGGCGCCTCGCGCTCGAGCGCGCGCAAGAGTGGCGGGAGCAGCCACACCTCGGCTGTGTCGGAGAGCCCGAGGCGGAGGGTGCGCTCGCACGTCTTCGGGTCGAAGGTCGGCGGCGCCAGCGCGGCCTCGATCAGGGCGCCGAGGTGCGGCTTCAGCGACGCGCGCAGCCGTTCGCCGCGGCTCGTCAGCGCGAGCCCGCGTCCGCTCCGCACGAAGAGCGGCGCGCCGATCGTCGTGGTCAGGCGCCGGAGCGCGGCGCTCACCGCCGGCTGCGTCAGGTACAGCCGGCTCGCCGCCTCCGTGACGCTGCCCGCCTCGGCGACGACGGCGAAGACGCGGAGCAGGTTCAGGTCGAGGTCCCTCCCATAAACATCAGGCATGTCGAGAATACATACTATTCATTGGAGCAATGGAACGCGAGTGCCTAGGGTTGAGGGCATGACGACGACGAACTCCACCAAGCTCGGCAAAACTGGCCCCTCCGTCTTCCCC
Protein-coding sequences here:
- a CDS encoding GMC family oxidoreductase, translated to MKRPSRAPWCTDLPAFAERAGLSRRDLLKLIGASSLYAIGARSLAGCSVDETISPLPEVYDYVVVGAGSAGCPLVARLLSEPGVTVLLVEAGGSNDREDIRNFTQSWKLTQPDSGVDWGYKSEPQPELLDRAQSYSAGKVLGGSSSINGMVWVRGHKDDFDGWAAQGCTGWGYESVLPSFMTLETYLAGDPAYHGTMGPMGPTAEFTSNNELSKGVLDAVMKLGYPLNQDYNGASPYGVGFTQLNVDVETGARQDAFTKFVKPLLSNLNLTIKTLARVKRITFDANRKVDKVLIDVNGAEIAVRARREVVLCTGTVNTPQLLMLSGIGSAAELAMLGIEHVADVPGVGQNLHDHLISVVVKKLRMPNAPSHITTMDVSIFTNGAPGAVNGPPRFEVQSYYMRYGWSDYPSEALALGCINLHPTSRGHVKLRSADPREAPIIEPNFLGTAEDWATQLEGYKMIRQIINTPELLAWVEDAEHTPGPTVVTDDQLREALRKYSEADFHPVGTCKMGVDPSAVVDPELRVRGVTGLRVAGAAIMPTIVSGNTNAASMMIGDRCARLMLGKG
- a CDS encoding cupin-like domain-containing protein translates to MGGSSRFRTRSVRSPQATAGARAATRLSADALDWIVLNLARGVAPREIVATLSGAGLPVAAVRSALDELEHSQITPAYVRAVDERARAREIGRLPQLVGRDECALVEVSWCPPADVFHRQHWLGNAPLVVRGYVEQWPRPPRVRFEDLRRRFADVEIEVARGRTKHTRPDLEFTELRAKMPFGDYLDLVTSAIGNDVYLVARNRAFEDTAIGQLLDEIELPPDLFPPPRRGAMSFWLGPEGTHTHLHHDGTNNFFCQILGKKRVLLVPPSATMVADAATGFYASHTSEDVRRTHPELVHEVELAPGDALFIPVGWWHEVWSLSPSLSLAVVGFRWPSSYDYRPGRPLRQRESLV
- a CDS encoding glycosyl hydrolase family 28-related protein encodes the protein MTTTVVRLASTVHIPVPGAPPYQLDGKNLVPGDRALLRIQSSSSENGVYVYDASTLTLIRDPDFDTAAELLGLRVFVSEGDTLDNTRWQCTSDAPTPGSGVIRFEQIPNHTDKFRIDQLHGNLLRSPVTLTLSALSTTIDVLGGKIRQIPAQSLSGDRNLTLSAFGAFPSDTITLLRSDMSQYRIRILDAAGQLLFDLGGPGVVVARFDGLAWQIVGSTRENGVLTLNVRDFGARGDGVTRDDEAIQAALNVFSPVQETDVTAGVIFFPRGVYPIEQTLVYRGAAGCAIHLRGEIGYTLGMVGTVLRWTGSAGGKIIHLMGANGSVLEDLEFDGMGIAKYCVHLDYAAEVKNGAGEVIYGGVGSSGWRISRCSIAHAGGADSVCLALGPESGPQTQTSEVLVESCFLQGASDSSTLACIKTLSPGNTKNITIRDTSISGYCHYGVDWDQASGMLLVSGVNTAGTTIADYRIGGGEATIIEQATENVNIGAKFITSDGAVTGAVKVIGGTWVGTATSNSVAIKYSGTLTLIGVNLKLHQPLPAPGDPPPPPLKLRPIIQLGDPLINGNGPSGLFSTGSLYWNCDDYIDVIDGSTNPIVANDHGNNRQIRVVSINDYTYDTTTSKARKLKDYHGNYHTLGPGILYGHTYAPDPTYKGPGFSREVLHEPRSGWTKQVYTYEAFLASTPPLGADQRRLIVGKAAPRAKLVAAYLHVTTPFTGTSGGQPLQTEMRFGNSIAADAYIAAFNASSAPVTRGLDDAELGTQLKRSAAVQGGHVPNWSGYSILYLHMVETQGFSLANLTAGSVEVIMKWEVIP
- a CDS encoding LysR family transcriptional regulator encodes the protein MPDVYGRDLDLNLLRVFAVVAEAGSVTEAASRLYLTQPAVSAALRRLTTTIGAPLFVRSGRGLALTSRGERLRASLKPHLGALIEAALAPPTFDPKTCERTLRLGLSDTAEVWLLPPLLRALEREAPRMRVVAVPVQFRTVGAALAGGVVDAAITVADDLPSNVCRQRLLKTGYTCLYDPRHARLRRLTEADYFAHDHVIVSYNGDLRGFVEDSLGKTRSIRCSIASFSNLGALIDGTAMLATVPEIVAADIRAVRPHLRTKPLPFKVPRGYMELLWPVATDDDEACRFAREKIVQIARPLSKD
- a CDS encoding DNA alkylation repair protein, which encodes MTLKDALAQLESLGHEKVRAQNKKHGAGDHQFGVRLGDIRKLAAKFKTNQPLAIALWDTGNIDARLLAILLLKPQNLSRDEMDRMVRSVDFVQVADWLNANVVKNHPDKESLRQSWMQDDDPWAARAGWSLTSERIAKRPDGLDLPALLDRIEAEMGNAASEVQWTMNFCLAGIGIHFPKLRKRALAIGERLGIYRDYPVSKGCTSPFAPLWINEMVRRQS